The Streptomyces sp. B3I8 nucleotide sequence ACGCCGAACCGGTCGGCGTCCATGACCACCATCGCGGTGGCGTTGGGGACGTTGACGCCGACCTCGATGACGGTGGTGGCGACCAGCACGTCCGTCTCCCCGGCGGCGAAGCGCCGCATCACGGCGTCCTTGTCGTCGGGCTGCATACGGCCGTGCAGCACCTCGACCCGGAGCCCGTGCAGCGGCCCCTCGGCGAGCTGGTCCGCGATGTCCAGGACGGCGAGCGGGGGGCGCTTGTCGGCGTCCGCGGCCGCCTTCTTCGTCCCCTCCTCCTCGTCGCCGATCCGGGGACAGACCACGTACGCCTGGTGGCCGTTGCCCACCTCCTCGCGCACCCGCTCCCAGGCGCGGGCCAGGAAGTGGGGCTTGTCGGCGGCCGGGACGACATGGCTGGCGATCGGTGAGCGGCCGGCCGGGAGCTGGTCCAGGACGGACGTCTCCAGATCGCCGAACACGGTCATGGCGACCGTGCGGGGGATCGGTGTGGCCGTCATCACCAGCAGGTGCGGCGGCTGTTCGCCCTTGCCGCGCAGGGCGTCCCGCTGCTCCACCCCGAACCGGTGCTGTTCGTCGACGACGACCAGGCCCAGGTCGTGGAAGCGCACCGCGTCCTCGATCAGCGCGTGCGTGCCGATGACGATGCCGGCCTCTCCCATGACGAGGTCCAGCAGGGCCTGCCGACGGGCCGCCGCGCCCATCGAACCGGTGAGCAGGACCACCTTGGTGGCGTGCTCGGCGCCGCCCAGCATGCCGCCCTGGGCGAGGTCCCCCATCATCTCCGTGATCGACCGGTGGTGCTGCTGGGCCAGGACCTCGGTGGGCGCCAGCAGGGCGGCCTGCCCGCCGGAGTCGACGACGGCGAGCATCGCGCGCAACGCGACCATGGTGTTGTGGGTGACGGTGAAGTGGTCGGTCACATAGGCGTGGTCGGGATGGGCGACGCTGATGCACTGGACGGGCGCGCGGCCCGCGTACTCGACGGCACGGATCGCGCGGTGGAACGCCCCGGTGTCGACGCCGGCGCCGGGATCGAACTCGCGCGGCAGGGTGAGGGACACGCCCTCGTCACCCACGCGTGCCAGGCCGCCCAGGGAGCGCGCCAGCCAGGCCACGTCCTCGGCGAGCCGCCGGGAAGGGGTGCGCAGCCCGGTGCCGTCGCCCGCGTCCAGCAGGCCCCTCAGGAGGGCCAGGCGGTTCTTGACCGTGGTGTTCCTGTACCTGTCCGGGAGGTGCGCCGGGGCCTCGGGGCCGGTCAGGGAGGCGCCCAGTGCGTACGGGTCCTCGGGCAGGGAGATGTCGGGGCCCAGGTCGGCCGGGGTGATCGGGGGGATGTGCCACTTCGGGGTGCCGTCCGGGGCGGTGGTGTCCAGACGGATGTCCCGGGCCGTGCGCACCCTGGGGGGCGCGGCGGGTCCTTCACCGACGATCCACAGGTGTTCGTCGTCGCACTCGACGGTGGAGCCGTCGCTGAGCACCAGCCGCCACACGTCCCGTTCGCCCTGGGGGAAGACGCCGGCGACCGGGGCCACCTCGCCGCTGGGCACTACGACCTCGTCGCCGA carries:
- a CDS encoding helicase-related protein, translating into MDLVPALDDPLKKVLGPATAKVMAEHLGLHTVGDLLHHYPRRYEERGQLTHLADLPMDEHVTVVAQVADARLHTFASSRAPRGKGQRLEVTITDGSGRLQLVFFGNGVHKPHKDLLPGTRAMFSGKVSVFNRRLQLAHPAYELLRGEGAEEAVDSWAGALIPLYPATAKMESWKLAKAVQTVLPSAQEALDPLPESLRAGRGLATLPEALVKIHRPRTRADVEEARARLKWDEAFVLQVALARRRYDDAHLRAQPRRPRPDGLLTAFDDRLPFTLTEGQLSVSREIFDDLATDHPMHRLLQGEVGSGKAQPLDALVLTPTGFRPMGEIRVGDEVVVPSGEVAPVAGVFPQGERDVWRLVLSDGSTVECDDEHLWIVGEGPAAPPRVRTARDIRLDTTAPDGTPKWHIPPITPADLGPDISLPEDPYALGASLTGPEAPAHLPDRYRNTTVKNRLALLRGLLDAGDGTGLRTPSRRLAEDVAWLARSLGGLARVGDEGVSLTLPREFDPGAGVDTGAFHRAIRAVEYAGRAPVQCISVAHPDHAYVTDHFTVTHNTMVALRAMLAVVDSGGQAALLAPTEVLAQQHHRSITEMMGDLAQGGMLGGAEHATKVVLLTGSMGAAARRQALLDLVMGEAGIVIGTHALIEDAVRFHDLGLVVVDEQHRFGVEQRDALRGKGEQPPHLLVMTATPIPRTVAMTVFGDLETSVLDQLPAGRSPIASHVVPAADKPHFLARAWERVREEVGNGHQAYVVCPRIGDEEEGTKKAAADADKRPPLAVLDIADQLAEGPLHGLRVEVLHGRMQPDDKDAVMRRFAAGETDVLVATTVIEVGVNVPNATAMVVMDADRFGVSQLHQLRGRVGRGSAPGLCLLVTEMPEASPARQRLDAVAATLDGFELSRIDLEQRREGDVLGQAQSGARSSLRVLAVIDDEEIIAEARAEATELVAADPALEGTPALRTALDALLDEDRERYLDKG